Below is a window of Alphaproteobacteria bacterium DNA.
GGCGACGCCCTTGCGTACAGCTAACGGTTCCCGTCACCAGGGTCCGTAGGGGACTTCCACCCCCAAGTCGTCGCCGGGCCACCACAGCCCGGCAAATGGTGCTTTCGCACCGTGCGCCATGCCTGGCACACCGCCCCCGCGGAGGCCGCGGACCGCAGGGCCGCCGCCGTGAGCGACAAAACTATTTGATCTTGCTTTCCTTGAATTCGACGTGCTTGCGCACGACGGGATCGTATTTTTTCAGCGTCAGCTTCTCGGTCAGCGTGCGCGGATTCTTCTTGGTGACGTAATAAAAGCCCGTGTCGGCGGTGCTGACGAGTTTGATCTTCAAGGTGGCGGGCTTGGCCATGAGAGGCGCTCCGGTTGGCGCTGGGCTGTGTGGCGAGCCGGAAACATAACGTCGCCCCGGCCGAAGTCAAGGGGCTGCGCCCCGCCAGGGCGCCGGGCCGTGGCGGTAGAGCGCGAGAACCACGAACAGCAAACAGGCGGCGGCCATGGCAAGCGGCAGGCCCTGAGGGCCCCAGGCGTCCATGGCGGCGCCGCCGGCCAGCGGCCCGAGAATACCGCCGATGCCCCACATCACGGCGAAGGCGGCGTTGCCGGCGACCAGGTCGGTGCCGCGGTAGCGCTCGCCCAGCAGCGTCAGCGATAGCGCGTAGATGCCATAGGTCATGCCGCCCCAGACGAAGAGCAGCGGCCAGCGCCCGGGGCCGGCGCTCAGCGCCGGCAGCAACGCGGCGCCGGCCATGCCGAAGAGGCCGCAGATGACCAGCAGGCGGTAGCGGTTCATGTGGTCGCCCAGCCAGCCCAGGGGGAACTGGAAGATGACGTTGCCGAAGACCAGGGCCGCCACCATCAACCCGGCCACTGCCTCGCCCAGTCCCAGCCGCATGCTATAGACCGGCAACAGCGAAAGCGCCGCGGCATCGATGAAGGCGGTCAGGAAGGTGCCGGCCAGCAGCGTCGGCGCCAGGCGGAAGAAGGCTACAATGCCGGCGCTGCCGGCGGCCTCGAAGCTGGGAGCGAGCCGGCGCACGGCGAGCAGCGGCAGCGCTGCCAGTGAGATGGTTGCGGCGGCGATGACGAAGGGTATCCAGCTTTGGCTGCCGAAAATCGGGATCAACAGCGGCCCGACGGCAAAGGCGGCCGCCAGGGCGGTGACGTAGAGGCCGATCAGGCGGCCGCGGTTGTGGTTGTCGGCGATCTCGTTGATCCAGGTCTCGCTGAGCACGAAAAGACCGTTGATGGCGAAGCCCAGTACGACGCGGAGGGGAAACCACAGATAGACGTTGGGCAGGGCCCGCAGCACCAGCAAAAGCACCGCGCACATCACCATGCACAGCAGCATGAAACGGACGATGCCGAGGCGCCGCGTCAGCGGCGGCATGAAGGGCGCCGATACCAGGATACCCACGGCGGTCATGGCGCTGTTGACGCCGATCAGGCTGTTCGAGATGCCCTGGGCCTCGAGGATCAGGGCCAGGATCGGCGAGCTCAGCCCCAGCGTGAAGGCGAAGACGCTGATGCTGGCGATGATGGCGGCTAGACTGAGGCGCTGCTCGGCTTTGCTGAGCGCGTTCTCAGGCATACCGGATGTGAGAGATTTCGTTGCGATACAAGAAAACGGGAACCGGCCGGTCGGCGTCTGGCTCGGGGGGGGACTCGATGTGATCGAGCGCTGTATCGAGGACGAATTCGGTGACGTCGGCGAGCGGCAGCTTGAGGGCCTCGGCCAGCGGATACCAGTCCAGATCCAGGAGCTCGCCGCTGCCCCCCAGGCGGCCCTCGGCGTGGTCGCCGTCGATGACGAAAAAACGCGCGTTGAAGCGGATCGGCGAGGGCGGCGGCGTCAAGGCCCGGGCGATGAAGTCGATGTGGGCCAGTGCCGGGGCCTGACCGGTGCGGTAGAAATGTTGCCACGACTCGGGCCCCGGCGCCTCGGCCTCGAGGGGGGCGCCGATCAGCAGGCCGGTTTCCTCGAAGGTTTCGCGTACCGCCGCCATGGCCAGGCCGAAGGCCTTGCGGGGCGAGGAATGGCGGGCCAGGCGGGCGGCCACGTCGGGCCTGAGCGGGCTGGCGGCCGTGGCCCGGCTGTCGTCCGGGTCGAGCCGCCCGCCGGGAAAGACGTAAAGTTCGGGCAGGAACCTGTGGCGCGGAGCGCGACGGCCCATCAGCACCAGCATCTCGCCGGCGCCGTTTTGGCGGTGCAGCACCAGACTGGCGGCGTCGCGGGGCCGCACGTGGCTCGGGCGCCGGCTCATGGCTGGCCGTCCTGGCCCCGGTCTTGGTGTCCCCCGAAGCCGTGCATGGAGAGACTCCATTGCAGGCCGATGAGCGCCCCGTTGAAGCGCGGCAGCAAATAGAGCGCCAGTACCAGCGCCAGCAACAGCCAAAAGCCCAGGTGCAGCCACAGCGGCGGCGCCAAATTGGTCTCTCCCAGCAGCACGCCGGTAAACACGATATGGCCGACCACCAGGACGGTGAAGTAGGGCGGCGCATCGTCGGCGCGATGGCCCTCCAGCGCCTGGCCGCAATTGCCGCAGGCGGCGGCGACGCGGAGATAGCCGGTGAACAGCGCGCCCTCGCCACAACTTGGGCAGCGCCGCCTGAGGCCGCGCCATAGTGCCGCCAGCCGGGGGCGCGGCTCGGGGTCGGGGATGGTCTCTACTGTCATGGCGTTGTGATCGGCCGATGGGGGAGAACCTGGGAGCGCGCGGGAGTGCCTTTATGCAGCCTCCCGGTAGCCGGCGCAATGTTACAGATGTTCCGCCCTTAGCGCTGGCGCTGGCGGCGCTTGGGGCGGGGCGTCCGGGCGATACCGTAACGGTCCTCGAGCTGACCCGGATCGTCCTCGCACAGTTCGAAGCGCAAGGTGGCGCTGGCCGCTACCGCTTCCACCAGCCGCACCTCGACCGCGTCGCCCAGCCGGTAGCGCCGGCCCTGGCTTTCGCCCACCAAGGCCATGGCCTGCTCGTCGAAGCGGTAGCGATCGCCGATCAGGCTGCGCCCGGGAACGAAGCCGTCGGCGCCGTTCTCGTCCAGGGCGACAAACAGGCCGGCCCCGATGACGCCCGAGATGCGGGCGGAAAAAACGGCGCCCCGGCGGTCCTCCAGGTGGGCCACCAGGAAACGGTCGACGGTCTCGCGTTCGGCCTTCATGGCGCGGCGCTCGGTGGCCGAGATCTGGCGGCCCAGCTCGGCGAATTCCGCCGCCGCCTCCTCGGGCAGGCCATCGTCGCCGAGACCCAGGCTGGCGATCAAGGCGCGGTGCACGCAGACGTCGGCGTAGCGCCGGATGGGCGAGGTGAAATGGGCGTAGTGGCTGAGCGCCAGGCCGAAGTGGCCCTGGTTCCGGGGATCGTAAGTGGCCTGCGACTGGGCCCGCAGAATGAGCTCGTTGACCAGCCGGGCATGCGGCGTGGCGGCGGCCTTGTCGATCAGGGTGTTGAAGCTCTGGGGCCGCGGCACCTGACCACGGGCCAGCTTCAGGCCGACGCTCGCCAGGACCGGCCGCAAGCCATCCAGGGCTTCCTCCTCGGGCGGCGGGTGGACGCGGTACATGCAGGGCGCGGCGCGGTCCGTGAGGGTGCGGGCGGCGGCGACGTTGGCGGCGACCATGAATTCCTCGATCAAGCGGTGGCTCTCGAGCGGCGGGCGCGGGGCCACCGAGAGAATGCGCCCCGCGTCGTCCAGTTTGACGCGCATCTCCGGCACCACCAGCTCCAGGGGCTGGCGTCGGCTGCGCTCAAAGGCCAGCGCCCGGAAGGCGGCATAGAGGGGCTTGATCACCGGCTCGACGAGCGCCTTCGTGGCGGCGTCGGGATTGCCCCCCGGGTATCCATCATGGGCGTCTTGTACTTGCTGGTAGCTGAGCCGCGCGGCCGAGCGCATCAGGCCGCGGCAGAAGCGCTGATGGTGCAGCCGGCCGTCGGCGTCGATGGTCATCCAGACCGCCAGGCAGGCCCGGTCGCGCCCCGGCTTGAGCGAACAAAGCTCGTTCGAGAGCGCTTCCGGCAGCATGGCCACGACGCGGTCGGGGAAGTAGACCGAATTGCCGCGCTCGCGGGCCTCGCTATCGAGGGCGCTGCCCGGAGCCACGTAGGCCGCCACGTCGGCGATGGCCACCAGCAGGCGGAAGCCGCCGGGATTGGCGCCGTCGTCGTCGGCCGCGGCCCAGACGGCGTCGTCGAAATCCCGGGCCTCGACCGGGTCGATTGTGACCAGCGGCAGCTCGCGCAGGTCCTCGCGCCGGCCGAGCTCCGGCTCCGTTGCTGCCTCGGCCTGGGCCAGGGCGGCGGCGCTGAATTTGCTCGGAATGCCGTGGCTCTGGATGGCGATGGCGCTGAAGGCGCCGGGCGCCTCGATATGACCCAGGCGCTGGCTCACCCGGGCCTTAGGCAGGCCGTAGCGCCGCCCCGGCAGGACGTCGGCCAGCACCAGATCGCCGGGCTGGGCGCCCTGGGCGTCCGGTCCCGATACGGCATAGTCGCGCCTGGTGCGCCGCTCGACGGGCTGGACGCGGCCCTGGCCGCCGACCATCTCGAAAATGCCCAGCACTTCCTCGGGCCCCTGGCCCAGGCGCTTGATGACGCGCGCCTCATAGCCCTCCGGCCCGGTCGGCGTGAGGCGGGCCAACAGGCGGTCGCCGGGCCCCGGTGCCTTGCGCCGGTGTTTTTCCAGGGGCACGATGATGGTGATTTCGCTGTCCTGCTGGCCACCGGTGGGCCGGGCCAGCAAATCGCCCTCGTCGTCGACGCCGACGACCTCGATCACCGCCACCGGCGGCATGCCGCCCGCCCTCAGGCCGTGGCGCGGCGCCCGTTCGAGCTCGCCCTTTGCCGCCATTTCGCCGAGCAGATCCTGCAGCCGGCGGCGATCCGGCCCCTTGATGGCGAAGGCCCGGGCGATATCGCGCTTGCTGCGGCGGTCGGGATTGTCGGCAATAAAGCGCAGGATGTCTTGGCTGTCGGGGAAGGACGGCGCGCTGCGGCGGCGGGGCACGCCGGTGCTATCCGTCGCTGGCCCCAGGGGCCGCAACCTTCGCCGCGGCCTTGGCCTTGGTCTTGCTTTTTGCGCTGCCCTTGGCGCTCTTTTTCTTGGCCTTGGCGGGAGCTTTCTTTTTGCCGGCCTTCTTGGCGGCGCGCTCGATCAGCAGCGCCACGGCCTGCTCTTGCGTGATGCTATCGGGGTCCAGGCCTTTGGGGATGGTGGCGTTGAGGCGGCCGTGCTTGACGTAGGGCCCATAGCGCCCGCTCATGACCGAGATCAGCTTGCCGTCTTCGGGGTGCTCGCCCAACTCGCGCAACGCCTTGGCGCCGGGCCGGTCCTTGGCATCGGCGATCAGCGCCACGGCGCGGTTGAGGCCGATGGCCAGGATGCTGTCCTCGGCCGCCAGCGAGACATAGCGGCCCTCGTGGCGGAGATAAGGCCCAAAGCGGCCGATGTCGGCGGTGATCGGTTTGCCGCTTTCGGGGTGCAGGCCGATCTCGCGGGGCAGCGCCAGCAGGCGCAGCGCAGTCTCCAGGGTCACCTCGGCCGGCACCATGTCCTTGGTCAGCGACGAACGCTTGGGTTTCTTCTTGCCCTCGGGCTCGCCCAATTGCAGGTAATGGCCATAGGGCCCCTTGCGCAGGCTGACCATGAGACCGCTCTCGGGGTCCGAGCCAAGTTCGCGCGGGCCGGCGTCGCCGGTATCCGGGGCCTGCTCGCCATTGGTGCCGAAGGGCCGGGTGAAGCGGCAGTCGGGGTAGTTGGAGCAGCCCACGAAGGCGCCGTGGCGGCCCAGCTTGAGCGACAAACGGCCGGCCTCGCAGGCCGGGCAGAGGCGGGGATCGACGCCCTCCTGGTCGCTCTTGAAGAGCGATGGCCCGAGGATCTCGTCGACGGTGTCGAGGACTTCCCGCACCCTGAGTTCCTTGGTGTTGTCGACGGCGGCGCTGAAGGCCAGCCAGAAATCCTTGAGCACGGTCTTCCAGTCGACCTGGCCGGCCGAGATTTCATCCAGGCGCTGCTCCAGGTCGGCGGTGAAATCGTACTCCACGTAGCGCTGGAAAAAGCTCGAGAGAAAGGCCGTGACCAGGCGTCCGCGGTCCTCGGGCACGAAGCGGCGCTTGTCGAGGCGGACATAGTCGCGATCCTGCAGCACGGAAAGGATGGAGGCGTAGGTCGAGGGCCGGCCGATGCCGAGCTCCTCCATGCGTTTGACCAGGGTGGCTTCGGTATAGCGCGGCGGTGGTTCGGTGAAATGCTGGTCGGGCCGCACCTCGCGGCGTTCCAGCCCGGTGCCCTGTTTCAGCGCCGGCAGCCGCCGCTCGGCGTCGTCATCGGCCGCCGCTCCGTCCTTGGGTACGTCGTCGCGGCCCTCGCGGTAGAGCCTGAGGAAGCCGTCGAACAGCACGATCGTGCCGGTGGCGCGCAAGCCGCTTCGGCCGGCCCCGTCGGCGATGTCGATGCCGGCGCGCTCGAGGCGGGCGCTGGCCATCTGGCTGGCCACGGTGCGCTTCCAGATGAGCTCGTAAAGCCTGGCCTCGTCGCGCTTGAGGCGGTTGGCGAGGTGGGCCGGCAGGCGGCCGAGATCGGTCGGCCGTATCGCTTCGTGGGCCTCCTGGGCGTTCTTGGCCTTCGAGCGGTAGGCCCGCGGCTGTTCCGGCACGTAGGCCTGGCCGTATTCGGCGCCGATGACGCGACGGCAGGCTTGCACGGCTTCGCCGGCGATCTGCACGCCGTCGGTGCGCATGTAGGTGATCAGGCCGACGGTCTCGCCGCCCACGTCGATACCCTCGTAAAGCCGCTGTGCCACCTGCATGATCACCCGGGCGCTCAAGCCCAGCTTGCGCGAGGCCTCCTGTTGCAGCGTCGAGGTGGTGAAGGGCGGTGGCGGGTGGCGCTTTTGTTCCTTGGCATCGACGCCGACCACGCTGAAGGTGCTGGCGCCTTCCAGGATATGGCGGGCGCGATCGGCGGCGGCGCCGTCGGGCAGGTCGTACTTGCCCAGCTTCTTGCCCTCGAGCTGCACCAGGCGGGCGCTCAGGGCGGCGCCGTCGGCGGCGCCGACGTCGACCTCGATGGTCCAGTATTCGCGCGCCTTGTGGGCCTCGATTTCGAGCTCGCGCTCGCAGATCAGGCGTAG
It encodes the following:
- the topA gene encoding type I DNA topoisomerase, with translation MDVVVVESPAKAKTIEKYLGTGFTVLASYGHVRDLPAKDGSVRPDEDFAMDYETDAKAAKHLGAIAKALRGAGRLYLATDPDREGEAISWHVLKALEEKGALDGIEVQRIAFNEITRGAVSAAIAQPRGLDENLINAQQARRALDYLVGFTLSPVLWRKLPGSRSAGRVQSVALRLICERELEIEAHKAREYWTIEVDVGAADGAALSARLVQLEGKKLGKYDLPDGAAADRARHILEGASTFSVVGVDAKEQKRHPPPPFTTSTLQQEASRKLGLSARVIMQVAQRLYEGIDVGGETVGLITYMRTDGVQIAGEAVQACRRVIGAEYGQAYVPEQPRAYRSKAKNAQEAHEAIRPTDLGRLPAHLANRLKRDEARLYELIWKRTVASQMASARLERAGIDIADGAGRSGLRATGTIVLFDGFLRLYREGRDDVPKDGAAADDDAERRLPALKQGTGLERREVRPDQHFTEPPPRYTEATLVKRMEELGIGRPSTYASILSVLQDRDYVRLDKRRFVPEDRGRLVTAFLSSFFQRYVEYDFTADLEQRLDEISAGQVDWKTVLKDFWLAFSAAVDNTKELRVREVLDTVDEILGPSLFKSDQEGVDPRLCPACEAGRLSLKLGRHGAFVGCSNYPDCRFTRPFGTNGEQAPDTGDAGPRELGSDPESGLMVSLRKGPYGHYLQLGEPEGKKKPKRSSLTKDMVPAEVTLETALRLLALPREIGLHPESGKPITADIGRFGPYLRHEGRYVSLAAEDSILAIGLNRAVALIADAKDRPGAKALRELGEHPEDGKLISVMSGRYGPYVKHGRLNATIPKGLDPDSITQEQAVALLIERAAKKAGKKKAPAKAKKKSAKGSAKSKTKAKAAAKVAAPGASDG
- the rpmG gene encoding 50S ribosomal protein L33, whose protein sequence is MAKPATLKIKLVSTADTGFYYVTKKNPRTLTEKLTLKKYDPVVRKHVEFKESKIK
- a CDS encoding MFS transporter — its product is MPENALSKAEQRLSLAAIIASISVFAFTLGLSSPILALILEAQGISNSLIGVNSAMTAVGILVSAPFMPPLTRRLGIVRFMLLCMVMCAVLLLVLRALPNVYLWFPLRVVLGFAINGLFVLSETWINEIADNHNRGRLIGLYVTALAAAFAVGPLLIPIFGSQSWIPFVIAAATISLAALPLLAVRRLAPSFEAAGSAGIVAFFRLAPTLLAGTFLTAFIDAAALSLLPVYSMRLGLGEAVAGLMVAALVFGNVIFQFPLGWLGDHMNRYRLLVICGLFGMAGAALLPALSAGPGRWPLLFVWGGMTYGIYALSLTLLGERYRGTDLVAGNAAFAVMWGIGGILGPLAGGAAMDAWGPQGLPLAMAAACLLFVVLALYRHGPAPWRGAAP
- a CDS encoding DUF983 domain-containing protein, yielding MTVETIPDPEPRPRLAALWRGLRRRCPSCGEGALFTGYLRVAAACGNCGQALEGHRADDAPPYFTVLVVGHIVFTGVLLGETNLAPPLWLHLGFWLLLALVLALYLLPRFNGALIGLQWSLSMHGFGGHQDRGQDGQP
- a CDS encoding NUDIX hydrolase encodes the protein MSRRPSHVRPRDAASLVLHRQNGAGEMLVLMGRRAPRHRFLPELYVFPGGRLDPDDSRATAASPLRPDVAARLARHSSPRKAFGLAMAAVRETFEETGLLIGAPLEAEAPGPESWQHFYRTGQAPALAHIDFIARALTPPPSPIRFNARFFVIDGDHAEGRLGGSGELLDLDWYPLAEALKLPLADVTEFVLDTALDHIESPPEPDADRPVPVFLYRNEISHIRYA
- the rnr gene encoding ribonuclease R, with product MPRRRSAPSFPDSQDILRFIADNPDRRSKRDIARAFAIKGPDRRRLQDLLGEMAAKGELERAPRHGLRAGGMPPVAVIEVVGVDDEGDLLARPTGGQQDSEITIIVPLEKHRRKAPGPGDRLLARLTPTGPEGYEARVIKRLGQGPEEVLGIFEMVGGQGRVQPVERRTRRDYAVSGPDAQGAQPGDLVLADVLPGRRYGLPKARVSQRLGHIEAPGAFSAIAIQSHGIPSKFSAAALAQAEAATEPELGRREDLRELPLVTIDPVEARDFDDAVWAAADDDGANPGGFRLLVAIADVAAYVAPGSALDSEARERGNSVYFPDRVVAMLPEALSNELCSLKPGRDRACLAVWMTIDADGRLHHQRFCRGLMRSAARLSYQQVQDAHDGYPGGNPDAATKALVEPVIKPLYAAFRALAFERSRRQPLELVVPEMRVKLDDAGRILSVAPRPPLESHRLIEEFMVAANVAAARTLTDRAAPCMYRVHPPPEEEALDGLRPVLASVGLKLARGQVPRPQSFNTLIDKAAATPHARLVNELILRAQSQATYDPRNQGHFGLALSHYAHFTSPIRRYADVCVHRALIASLGLGDDGLPEEAAAEFAELGRQISATERRAMKAERETVDRFLVAHLEDRRGAVFSARISGVIGAGLFVALDENGADGFVPGRSLIGDRYRFDEQAMALVGESQGRRYRLGDAVEVRLVEAVAASATLRFELCEDDPGQLEDRYGIARTPRPKRRQRQR